From Cellulosimicrobium sp. ES-005, one genomic window encodes:
- a CDS encoding endo alpha-1,4 polygalactosaminidase, with protein MRRTTTGLALGSALVLTACAGGPAVGGTSPVPDTARTTTTDATTAALVELPPTSGVLDYQLGGAYDEVDAGSGPVTPDVVVRDATAAPLSGAYNVCYVNGFQTQPDDADLWLAHEDLLLHDADGLLVVDPDWPDEFVLDPSTAAQRDGILDILGPVVTGCAGDGFDAVEIDNLDTWTRFAEIDEAGAHALATAYVDLAHDAGLAIAQKNAAEITQVAHDDLGFDFAVTEECAVWDECAAYTDVYGDHVLQVEYPGPLAGEGLTFADACALPDRAPLTVLRDLYLVTPDTDVSGFDPVEETGEPYSYVFETC; from the coding sequence ATGAGACGAACGACGACCGGCCTGGCACTCGGCTCGGCGCTGGTGCTGACCGCGTGCGCGGGCGGCCCCGCCGTCGGCGGCACGAGCCCCGTCCCGGACACGGCGCGCACGACCACGACCGACGCGACGACCGCGGCGCTGGTCGAGCTGCCGCCCACGAGCGGGGTCCTCGACTACCAGCTCGGCGGCGCGTACGACGAGGTCGACGCCGGTTCCGGTCCGGTGACTCCCGACGTCGTGGTGCGCGACGCGACGGCGGCGCCGCTCTCCGGTGCGTACAACGTCTGCTACGTGAACGGCTTCCAGACGCAGCCCGACGACGCCGACCTGTGGCTCGCGCACGAGGACCTGCTGCTGCACGACGCGGACGGCCTGCTCGTCGTCGACCCGGACTGGCCGGACGAGTTCGTGCTCGACCCGTCGACCGCGGCGCAGCGCGACGGGATCCTCGACATCCTCGGTCCGGTGGTCACCGGCTGCGCGGGCGACGGGTTCGACGCGGTCGAGATCGACAACCTCGACACCTGGACCCGGTTCGCCGAGATCGACGAGGCCGGCGCGCACGCGCTCGCCACGGCGTACGTCGACCTCGCGCACGACGCCGGGCTCGCCATCGCGCAGAAGAACGCCGCGGAGATCACGCAGGTCGCGCACGACGACCTCGGCTTCGACTTCGCCGTGACCGAGGAGTGCGCAGTCTGGGACGAGTGCGCCGCGTACACCGACGTGTACGGCGACCACGTGCTGCAGGTCGAGTACCCGGGCCCGCTCGCAGGCGAGGGGCTGACGTTCGCCGACGCGTGCGCCCTGCCCGACCGTGCACCGCTCACCGTGCTGCGCGACCTCTACCTCGTCACGCCCGACACGGACGTGAGCGGGTTCGACCCCGTCGAGGAGACGGGCGAGCCGTACTCGTACGTGTTCGAGACCTGCTGA
- a CDS encoding class II fructose-bisphosphate aldolase → MTLAATGNLVAAAARDGGAVLAFNVITLEHAEGIVAGLEDAGAPGILQISENAVRYHEGRMTALVAACREIAVAARVPVSLHLDHVQDVDLARQVVDQAWRLGITSIMVDAAHLDYADNVATTRDLTRSAHDTTLWVEAELGEIGGKDGAHAPGVRTDPHEAASFVAATGVDGLAVAVGSSHAMTSTTAELDLDLVERIAAEVPVPLVLHGSSGVPAPMLRDAVARGIRKINVGTALNVGYTRQVRDFLDAHDAVTDPRKYLAPARGAVRDAVDRLCTQVFA, encoded by the coding sequence GTGACCCTGGCCGCGACGGGGAACCTCGTCGCTGCGGCGGCGCGCGACGGCGGCGCCGTGCTCGCGTTCAACGTCATCACGCTCGAGCACGCCGAGGGCATCGTCGCCGGCCTCGAGGACGCCGGGGCTCCCGGCATCCTGCAGATCAGCGAGAACGCCGTCCGCTACCACGAGGGTCGCATGACGGCCCTGGTCGCGGCCTGTCGCGAGATCGCCGTCGCGGCACGCGTCCCCGTCTCGCTGCACCTCGACCACGTCCAGGACGTCGACCTCGCGCGTCAGGTCGTCGACCAGGCGTGGCGACTCGGGATCACGTCGATCATGGTCGACGCTGCCCACCTCGACTACGCGGACAACGTCGCCACGACCCGCGACCTCACCCGGTCCGCGCACGACACCACGCTGTGGGTCGAGGCCGAGCTCGGCGAGATCGGCGGCAAGGACGGTGCGCACGCACCCGGCGTGCGGACCGACCCGCACGAGGCGGCGTCCTTCGTCGCCGCGACCGGTGTCGACGGGCTCGCCGTCGCCGTGGGCAGCTCCCACGCCATGACGAGCACGACCGCGGAGCTCGACCTCGACCTCGTCGAGCGGATCGCCGCGGAGGTCCCCGTCCCGCTCGTGCTGCACGGGTCGTCCGGTGTCCCTGCCCCGATGCTGCGCGACGCCGTCGCGCGGGGGATCCGCAAGATCAACGTCGGGACCGCGCTCAACGTCGGCTACACGCGTCAGGTGCGAGACTTCCTCGACGCGCACGACGCCGTCACCGACCCCCGCAAGTACCTCGCCCCGGCGCGGGGGGCCGTGCGCGACGCCGTCGACCGGCTCTGCACGCAGGTGTTCGCCTGA
- a CDS encoding alpha-glucosidase/alpha-galactosidase encodes MVSIAFVGAGSVVFTRQLVADILRYPELADARLVLHDIDPERLRVAEGTARQVSRQLGASATVEAYADRRQALDGADFVVNMIQVGGIDATLKDLEIPARHGLRQTIGDTTGVGGVFRALRTFPVLEGIATDMRELCPEAWLLNYTNPMAMNVWWVSTVAPDLKVAGLCHSVYWTAHDLAELVGVPVEETRYRAAGVNHQAWLLEWEHQGESLYPRLRETIRRDPGLERRVRVEIFRRLGYYPTETSEHSSEYLPWFLRSDEQIERYRLQPLEYVGISRENVAEFEAARRALAAGEDLALEDGASEYAPQIIHSLVTGTPREVHVNVPNHGLIDNLPQGAVVEVPAAVDGDGLRPVPMGSLPAQCAALNQPYVSVGALTVEAARTGDPRLVRQAVLMDPNASSTLTPEQIWALCDELVTAHGDLLPEPLRALVPAGAL; translated from the coding sequence ATGGTCAGCATCGCGTTCGTCGGCGCCGGGAGCGTCGTCTTCACCCGCCAGCTCGTCGCCGACATCCTGCGCTACCCGGAGCTCGCCGACGCCCGCCTCGTGCTGCACGACATCGACCCCGAGCGGCTCCGCGTCGCCGAGGGCACCGCGCGTCAGGTGAGCCGCCAGCTCGGGGCGTCGGCCACCGTCGAGGCGTACGCCGACCGTCGCCAGGCCCTCGACGGTGCCGACTTCGTCGTCAACATGATCCAGGTCGGCGGCATCGACGCGACGCTGAAGGACCTCGAGATCCCCGCGCGCCACGGACTGCGCCAGACCATCGGCGACACGACCGGCGTCGGTGGCGTGTTCCGCGCGCTGCGCACGTTCCCGGTGCTCGAGGGCATCGCGACCGACATGCGCGAGCTGTGCCCCGAGGCGTGGCTGCTCAACTACACGAACCCGATGGCGATGAACGTGTGGTGGGTCTCCACCGTCGCTCCCGACCTCAAGGTCGCCGGGCTCTGCCACTCCGTCTACTGGACGGCGCACGACCTCGCGGAGCTCGTGGGCGTCCCGGTGGAGGAGACGCGGTACCGGGCCGCGGGCGTCAACCACCAGGCGTGGCTGCTCGAGTGGGAGCACCAGGGCGAGTCGCTGTACCCCCGGCTGCGCGAGACGATCCGCCGCGACCCCGGGCTCGAGCGTCGCGTCCGGGTCGAGATCTTTCGTCGCCTCGGCTACTACCCGACGGAGACGAGCGAGCACTCCTCCGAGTACCTGCCGTGGTTCCTCCGCTCCGACGAGCAGATCGAGCGCTACCGCCTGCAGCCGCTCGAGTACGTCGGCATCAGCCGGGAGAACGTCGCGGAGTTCGAGGCGGCGCGGCGTGCGCTCGCCGCCGGCGAGGACCTCGCGCTCGAGGACGGCGCGAGCGAGTACGCGCCCCAGATCATCCACTCGCTCGTCACCGGGACGCCGCGCGAGGTGCACGTCAACGTCCCCAACCACGGGCTGATCGACAACCTGCCCCAGGGCGCGGTCGTCGAGGTCCCGGCGGCGGTCGACGGCGACGGCCTGCGCCCCGTGCCGATGGGCTCGCTCCCGGCCCAGTGCGCGGCGCTCAACCAGCCGTACGTCTCGGTCGGCGCGCTCACCGTCGAGGCGGCGCGCACCGGCGACCCTCGGCTCGTGCGCCAGGCCGTGCTCATGGACCCGAACGCGTCCTCGACCCTCACCCCCGAGCAGATCTGGGCCCTGTGCGACGAGCTCGTCACGGCGCACGGCGACCTGCTCCCCGAGCCGCTCCGCGCCCTCGTGCCGGCAGGTGCCCTGTGA
- a CDS encoding DeoR/GlpR family DNA-binding transcription regulator — translation MSVAPDAAPRAISHKRSDRMMRALTYVNEHGTARLTELVRELGVSSATMRRDLADMEEQGLVFRTHGGVRALDPTTEVPVLLRDSRFREAKLRIAQHAAGLLPPGRYSVAISGGTTAAAVARALATRPDLAIATNALTTATELAARSNLQVIMTGGFVRSSSLEAVGVLAEHTFNAINVGTAFLGTDGISVRGGATTHDETEARTNHAMVAHAERVVVVADGSKVGRVTLAKMADLEEIDVLVTDSSADPEALDAIAAAGVDVQVVPDDGPVTAVQPAEGPTTPL, via the coding sequence ATGTCCGTCGCACCCGACGCCGCGCCCCGCGCGATCTCCCACAAGCGCAGCGACCGCATGATGCGGGCGCTGACGTACGTCAACGAGCACGGCACGGCACGCCTCACGGAGCTGGTCCGCGAGCTCGGCGTGTCCTCGGCCACGATGCGGCGCGACCTCGCGGACATGGAGGAGCAGGGCCTCGTGTTCCGCACGCACGGCGGGGTGCGCGCCCTCGACCCCACGACGGAGGTCCCGGTGCTCCTGCGCGACTCCCGGTTCCGCGAGGCCAAGCTGCGCATCGCCCAGCACGCCGCCGGGCTGCTCCCGCCGGGGCGCTACTCCGTCGCGATCAGCGGCGGCACGACGGCGGCCGCCGTCGCGCGCGCCCTCGCGACGCGACCCGACCTCGCGATCGCCACGAACGCCCTGACGACGGCGACCGAGCTCGCCGCGCGCAGCAACCTGCAGGTCATCATGACCGGCGGGTTCGTCCGGTCGAGCTCGCTGGAGGCCGTCGGTGTGCTCGCCGAGCACACGTTCAACGCGATCAACGTCGGCACGGCCTTCCTGGGCACGGACGGCATCAGCGTGCGCGGCGGCGCGACGACGCACGACGAGACCGAGGCGCGCACCAACCACGCGATGGTCGCGCACGCCGAGCGCGTCGTCGTGGTCGCGGACGGGTCGAAGGTGGGGCGCGTGACGCTCGCCAAGATGGCGGACCTCGAGGAGATCGACGTGCTCGTGACGGACTCGTCCGCCGACCCGGAGGCCCTCGACGCGATCGCGGCGGCCGGTGTCGACGTCCAGGTCGTGCCCGACGACGGCCCGGTCACGGCCGTGCAGCCGGCCGAGGGGCCGACCACGCCGCTCTGA
- a CDS encoding PfkB family carbohydrate kinase, whose amino-acid sequence MISALALSPSLDVTYVVDALEGIQRPREVRRVGGGKALNAVRAAASLGARTTAVAVLAGGSGEDVAAGARADGVDLRVVPGEHPTRTCVSVLAAETGALTEIYERAVPVGPDTLDRAVGLALDLAAHHGGWWLLSGGLPGTIAPSVVGAVVGRLRAAGARVAVDSHGPALAGAVGEGPDLVKVNRVEAAELLGVPEDTPGPALVTGIRDRSGGLVVVTDGAEGAWASDGTSVLRVRLGGHVGRFPVGSGDSFLGGMLVALDTGASLAAAVALGAAAGTANAQVPGAAVLDADLARRLVGEVEVEAVALPVS is encoded by the coding sequence ATGATCTCCGCGCTCGCCCTCAGCCCCTCGCTCGACGTCACGTACGTCGTCGACGCGCTCGAGGGGATCCAGCGCCCGCGCGAGGTCCGTCGCGTCGGCGGGGGGAAGGCGCTCAACGCGGTCCGCGCCGCGGCGTCGCTCGGCGCCCGCACGACCGCCGTCGCGGTCCTCGCCGGGGGATCGGGCGAGGACGTCGCGGCGGGGGCGAGAGCCGACGGCGTGGACCTGCGGGTCGTGCCCGGAGAGCACCCGACGCGCACGTGCGTCTCGGTCCTGGCCGCAGAGACCGGTGCGCTCACCGAGATCTACGAGCGTGCCGTCCCGGTGGGGCCGGACACGCTCGACCGTGCCGTCGGGCTCGCGCTCGACCTCGCCGCGCACCACGGCGGGTGGTGGCTGCTGTCCGGCGGCCTCCCCGGCACCATCGCGCCGAGCGTGGTCGGCGCCGTCGTCGGTCGGCTGCGGGCGGCGGGTGCCCGCGTCGCCGTGGACAGCCACGGTCCGGCGCTCGCGGGTGCCGTGGGGGAGGGGCCCGACCTGGTCAAGGTGAACCGGGTCGAGGCGGCAGAGCTGCTGGGCGTCCCCGAGGACACCCCGGGGCCAGCGCTCGTCACCGGGATCCGCGACCGGTCGGGCGGCCTCGTGGTCGTCACGGACGGCGCCGAGGGGGCGTGGGCGAGCGACGGCACGAGCGTCCTGCGCGTGCGGCTCGGGGGCCACGTCGGCCGCTTCCCGGTGGGGAGCGGCGACTCGTTCCTGGGCGGGATGCTCGTCGCGCTCGACACGGGGGCCTCCCTCGCCGCGGCGGTGGCGCTCGGTGCCGCCGCGGGCACGGCCAACGCCCAGGTCCCCGGTGCGGCCGTCCTGGACGCGGACCTGGCCCGCCGTCTCGTCGGCGAGGTCGAGGTCGAGGCCGTGGCGCTCCCGGTGTCGTAG
- a CDS encoding carbohydrate kinase family protein: MTTPHTLPHGTDRTTARPVVVVGDANVDLVLRGDVVPRFGQAEQLADSGDLVLGGSASIAAAGVARLGVPTTLVARVGADTFGTFTLDALRAAGVDVSAVDVAHDEPTGLSVILSTPDDRAILTVPGTIPTLTGSHALAVLDGWHGPPGVVHVASFFLQPRLAADLPAVLASARARGWTTSLDTNWDPAERWTGLADLLPHVDVLLPNRNELRAVAAAFGAGVRDAPHTGDPDVALARAVAARGPRVVVKDGARGGWSVGPAGADVRAPGLAVDVVDTTGAGDSFDAGYLAALAHGIEDETERVRWAACAGSLSTRGPGGTGAQATLAALRAALA; encoded by the coding sequence ATGACCACGCCCCACACCCTGCCCCACGGAACCGACCGGACGACTGCACGACCCGTCGTCGTGGTCGGCGACGCGAACGTCGACCTCGTGCTGCGCGGCGACGTCGTCCCGCGCTTCGGCCAGGCCGAGCAGCTCGCCGACTCCGGCGACCTCGTCCTCGGCGGCTCGGCCAGCATCGCGGCGGCCGGCGTCGCACGCCTCGGGGTGCCGACGACGCTCGTCGCGCGCGTCGGCGCGGACACGTTCGGCACCTTCACGCTCGACGCGCTGCGCGCCGCCGGGGTGGACGTCTCCGCCGTCGACGTCGCGCACGACGAGCCGACAGGGCTCTCGGTCATCCTCTCCACGCCCGACGACCGGGCGATCCTCACGGTCCCGGGCACGATCCCGACCCTCACCGGCTCCCACGCGCTCGCCGTGCTCGACGGCTGGCACGGGCCGCCCGGCGTCGTGCACGTCGCGTCGTTCTTCCTCCAGCCGCGCCTCGCCGCGGACCTGCCCGCGGTCCTCGCGTCCGCACGCGCGCGGGGGTGGACGACGAGCCTCGACACGAACTGGGATCCCGCCGAGCGCTGGACCGGGCTCGCGGACCTGCTGCCCCACGTGGACGTGCTGCTGCCGAACCGCAACGAGCTGCGAGCCGTCGCGGCGGCGTTCGGCGCGGGCGTGCGGGACGCGCCGCACACCGGCGATCCCGACGTCGCGCTCGCCCGGGCGGTCGCCGCGCGCGGCCCCCGCGTCGTGGTCAAGGACGGTGCGCGCGGCGGGTGGTCCGTGGGACCGGCCGGAGCCGACGTGCGTGCCCCGGGGCTCGCCGTGGACGTGGTCGACACGACCGGCGCCGGAGACAGCTTCGACGCCGGCTACCTCGCGGCCCTCGCGCACGGGATCGAGGACGAGACCGAACGCGTGCGCTGGGCGGCCTGCGCCGGCTCGTTGTCGACGCGCGGCCCGGGGGGCACCGGGGCGCAGGCCACGCTGGCCGCGCTGCGTGCCGCGCTCGCATGA
- a CDS encoding carbohydrate ABC transporter permease translates to MSTTVPGPAAYATTPGGPQAAPPGAPDGPLPATTTATPAPRRRRRRAWLWHLLLVPVAALFATPFVQMFLTSLTPEAEINRFPPRFWPSQLTLDGYVKLFTETDVLRWTTNTVLVSVVAVASHIVLCSLAGYGFARLKFPGRTFGFLAIMATIMIPTQLLMVPTYVLFARIGIIDTLAAAMVPWLASAFGIFLMRQFFLSLPPELEEAAVLDGCSRLATFWRIILPLARPALATLAIFTLLGSWNDLVWPLIAINDPSSFTLQLGITNFQGARRTDWSLLMASNVVATLPLVLFFLFAQRQFIATMTFTGVKG, encoded by the coding sequence ATGTCGACGACCGTTCCCGGACCTGCCGCCTACGCCACGACGCCCGGCGGACCGCAGGCGGCGCCACCCGGCGCCCCGGACGGCCCGCTCCCCGCCACCACCACCGCCACCCCCGCACCGCGGCGCCGGCGGCGACGCGCCTGGCTGTGGCACCTGCTGCTCGTCCCCGTCGCCGCGCTGTTCGCGACGCCGTTCGTGCAGATGTTCCTCACGTCGCTCACGCCCGAGGCGGAGATCAACCGGTTCCCTCCGCGGTTCTGGCCCTCGCAGCTCACGCTCGACGGCTACGTCAAGCTCTTCACCGAGACCGACGTGCTGCGCTGGACGACGAACACCGTCCTCGTCTCGGTCGTCGCCGTCGCGTCGCACATCGTGCTGTGCTCGCTCGCCGGGTACGGGTTCGCGCGCCTCAAGTTCCCGGGCCGCACGTTCGGGTTCCTCGCGATCATGGCGACGATCATGATCCCGACCCAGCTCCTCATGGTCCCGACGTACGTCCTCTTCGCGCGCATCGGCATCATCGACACGCTCGCCGCCGCGATGGTCCCGTGGCTCGCGTCGGCGTTCGGGATCTTCCTCATGCGCCAGTTCTTCCTGTCGCTCCCGCCCGAGCTCGAGGAGGCGGCCGTCCTCGACGGGTGCTCCCGGCTCGCGACGTTCTGGCGGATCATCCTCCCGCTCGCGCGGCCCGCGCTCGCGACGCTCGCGATCTTCACGCTGCTCGGCTCGTGGAACGACCTCGTCTGGCCGCTCATCGCCATCAACGACCCGTCGTCGTTCACGCTCCAGCTCGGGATCACGAACTTCCAGGGCGCGCGCCGGACCGACTGGTCGCTGCTCATGGCGAGCAACGTCGTCGCGACCCTGCCGCTGGTGCTGTTCTTCCTGTTCGCCCAGCGCCAGTTCATCGCCACCATGACCTTCACCGGAGTCAAGGGATGA
- a CDS encoding sugar ABC transporter permease has translation MTTTIAPTPVRRPPRHRRTGEALAGWGFVTPATLLVVGLSIFPAVWAFLLSLQDWNGFSAPEPVGADNYRRMLTDAELGAAVGHTLLYTALFVPASLFLGLGLAVALNRRLVLVGVYRTLVFLPFVVSAAATGILTTYLFNPQFGFVNNVLRVLGLPQQGWLEDPSQAMVVITIMSLWGQAAFTTVIYLAALQDIPVELAEAARVDGANRWQSFWHVTFPQLAPVTVFVAIWQTIQAIQLFDLVYTTTRGGPLGSTETIVYYLWKAAFKELEFGYASAVAYGLFAVTLLITIAVTLYSRRTKVGGL, from the coding sequence GTGACGACGACGATCGCGCCCACCCCCGTCCGGCGGCCCCCGCGGCACCGCCGGACGGGGGAGGCGCTCGCCGGGTGGGGCTTCGTCACCCCGGCGACGCTCCTCGTCGTCGGCCTGTCGATCTTTCCCGCGGTCTGGGCGTTCCTGCTGTCGCTGCAGGACTGGAACGGCTTCTCCGCCCCGGAACCGGTGGGCGCGGACAACTACCGGCGCATGCTGACCGACGCCGAGCTGGGAGCGGCGGTAGGGCACACGCTCCTGTACACCGCGCTGTTCGTCCCGGCGTCGCTCTTCCTCGGGCTCGGTCTCGCGGTCGCGCTCAACCGCCGGCTCGTCCTGGTCGGGGTCTACCGCACCCTCGTGTTCCTGCCGTTCGTGGTCTCCGCGGCGGCCACCGGCATCCTCACGACCTACCTGTTCAACCCGCAGTTCGGGTTCGTGAACAACGTGCTGCGCGTCCTCGGCCTCCCGCAGCAGGGCTGGCTCGAGGACCCGTCGCAGGCGATGGTCGTCATCACGATCATGTCGTTGTGGGGGCAGGCCGCGTTCACGACCGTCATCTACCTCGCCGCGCTCCAGGACATCCCGGTCGAGCTCGCGGAGGCCGCCCGCGTGGACGGCGCGAACCGGTGGCAGTCGTTCTGGCACGTGACGTTCCCCCAGCTCGCCCCGGTCACGGTGTTCGTCGCCATCTGGCAGACGATCCAGGCGATCCAGCTCTTCGACCTCGTCTACACGACGACGCGCGGCGGCCCGCTCGGATCGACCGAGACGATCGTGTACTACCTGTGGAAGGCGGCGTTCAAGGAGCTCGAGTTCGGGTACGCCTCGGCCGTGGCGTACGGGCTGTTCGCCGTGACCCTGCTCATCACCATCGCCGTGACGCTCTACTCCCGCCGCACGAAGGTTGGTGGACTCTGA
- a CDS encoding ABC transporter substrate-binding protein: protein MARGAAGAVVVSGALLLAACSSGTQGATTLDPEADVTLTWWTGQADQAQTILTGLAEEFEELHPNVTIEVSSGAPSTEDLLQKLSSSFAGGTYPDISYAFGSWASELAESERTLDITDQVSDPDVGWNEFSGAARATAQPDGETTIGFPAVVDNLSLLYNKTVFDAAGVDYPTEDWTWDDFRAAAKELTDPATSTYGYAYGVSGSEETTWQFWPHLWQRGGEILDESGTTATFDSDAGVDALTFLRDMAVEDGSVYLDQTDTKFTQIFASDQIGMVTSGPWTLYDLQVAGTQYGVVPLPAYDGEHTTISGADLWVLFDHQDANREHWSYEFTRWLTDPEQDVRWNVVYGNLPLRESEIDSPEFQAQVAAMPGLDVMAQNSENATIPRPTVPGYVNLSEAVGTAVSEVLQGKGEPREALERAADRSDEALADQ, encoded by the coding sequence GTGGCCCGGGGAGCCGCCGGAGCGGTCGTCGTCTCCGGCGCGCTGCTGCTCGCCGCGTGCTCGTCCGGGACGCAGGGCGCCACGACCCTCGACCCCGAGGCCGACGTCACGCTCACGTGGTGGACCGGCCAGGCCGACCAGGCCCAGACGATCCTCACGGGCCTCGCCGAGGAGTTCGAGGAGCTCCACCCCAACGTGACGATCGAGGTGTCGTCGGGCGCGCCGTCGACGGAGGACCTGCTGCAGAAGCTGTCGTCCTCGTTCGCCGGCGGAACCTACCCGGACATCTCCTACGCGTTCGGCTCCTGGGCGAGCGAGCTCGCCGAGTCGGAGCGCACGCTCGACATCACCGACCAGGTGAGCGACCCCGACGTCGGCTGGAACGAGTTCTCCGGCGCCGCTCGCGCCACCGCCCAGCCGGACGGCGAGACCACCATCGGCTTCCCGGCCGTCGTCGACAACCTCTCCCTCCTGTACAACAAGACGGTGTTCGACGCCGCCGGCGTGGACTACCCGACCGAGGACTGGACGTGGGACGACTTCCGCGCCGCGGCGAAGGAGCTCACGGACCCCGCGACGAGCACGTACGGCTACGCCTACGGGGTCTCCGGCTCCGAGGAGACGACGTGGCAGTTCTGGCCGCACCTGTGGCAGCGGGGCGGGGAGATCCTCGACGAGTCCGGCACGACCGCGACGTTCGACTCCGACGCCGGCGTGGACGCGCTGACGTTCCTGCGCGACATGGCCGTCGAGGACGGGTCGGTCTACCTCGACCAGACCGACACCAAGTTCACGCAGATCTTCGCGAGCGACCAGATCGGCATGGTCACGTCCGGGCCGTGGACGCTGTACGACCTCCAGGTCGCGGGCACGCAGTACGGCGTCGTCCCCCTGCCGGCCTACGACGGCGAGCACACGACCATCTCCGGCGCCGACCTCTGGGTCCTGTTCGACCACCAGGACGCGAACCGTGAGCACTGGTCGTACGAGTTCACGAGGTGGCTGACCGACCCCGAGCAGGACGTGCGCTGGAACGTCGTCTACGGCAACCTCCCGCTGCGCGAGAGCGAGATCGACTCGCCGGAGTTCCAGGCACAGGTCGCGGCGATGCCCGGCCTGGACGTCATGGCGCAGAACAGCGAGAACGCGACGATCCCCCGCCCGACCGTGCCGGGGTACGTGAACCTCTCCGAGGCGGTCGGCACAGCGGTCTCGGAGGTCCTCCAGGGCAAGGGAGAACCGCGCGAGGCGCTCGAGCGGGCCGCCGACCGGTCGGACGAAGCGCTGGCGGACCAGTGA
- a CDS encoding sugar isomerase produces the protein MSPSAVTEREIHSQPDVWAKALAGGPATGSVLGAPGERVLVLGCGTSAFVAEAIAVLREDAGLGETDAAYASEWNPTRPYDRVVVISRSGTTSECLEALAAVPAGTRTAAVVGVAGTPVALAADDVLVLDLADEESVVQTRFPTTVLAVARQAFGEDLSDLVEQAEQALAAPLPVEPGAFEHFVFLGRSWAYGLAQEAALKIREAAQAWSESYPALDYRHGPVAVATAATLVILLGEDDPALADDVRRTGATVVHLEGDPLVQLVQCQRLAVALATDRGLDADAPRHLTRSVVLG, from the coding sequence GTGAGCCCGAGCGCCGTCACCGAGCGAGAGATCCACAGCCAGCCCGACGTGTGGGCCAAGGCCCTCGCGGGCGGACCCGCCACCGGCTCCGTGCTCGGCGCGCCCGGCGAGCGCGTCCTCGTGCTCGGGTGCGGGACGAGCGCGTTCGTCGCCGAGGCGATCGCGGTCCTCCGTGAGGACGCGGGCCTCGGCGAGACCGACGCCGCGTACGCGTCGGAGTGGAACCCGACGCGTCCCTACGACCGCGTGGTCGTCATCAGCCGCTCCGGGACCACGAGCGAGTGCCTCGAGGCGCTCGCGGCCGTCCCCGCAGGAACGCGCACCGCCGCGGTCGTCGGGGTCGCGGGTACGCCCGTCGCCCTCGCGGCGGACGACGTCCTCGTGCTCGACCTCGCGGACGAGGAGTCGGTCGTCCAGACGCGGTTCCCGACCACCGTGCTCGCCGTCGCCCGCCAGGCGTTCGGCGAGGACCTCTCCGACCTCGTCGAGCAGGCCGAGCAGGCGCTCGCGGCGCCGCTGCCCGTCGAGCCGGGCGCTTTCGAGCACTTCGTGTTCCTCGGCCGCTCGTGGGCCTACGGCCTCGCGCAGGAGGCGGCGCTGAAGATCCGCGAGGCGGCGCAGGCGTGGTCCGAGTCGTACCCGGCGCTCGACTACCGGCACGGGCCGGTCGCCGTCGCGACCGCCGCGACGCTCGTGATCCTGCTGGGCGAGGACGACCCGGCGCTCGCCGACGACGTGCGGCGTACCGGCGCGACCGTCGTGCACCTCGAGGGGGACCCGCTCGTCCAGCTCGTGCAGTGCCAGCGCCTCGCCGTCGCCCTCGCCACCGACCGCGGCCTCGACGCGGACGCGCCGCGCCACCTCACCCGCTCTGTCGTCCTCGGCTGA